One part of the Cyprinus carpio isolate SPL01 chromosome A25, ASM1834038v1, whole genome shotgun sequence genome encodes these proteins:
- the LOC109072714 gene encoding uncharacterized protein LOC109072714 isoform X1, with product MQANSQHSGQLQNLHGKGASPREGTGQNFYQLCLPPHTASPSYHGQRATGNYFTCTIQQATSDQILTSSVQATNDKKLAQENMLNSKHALPTVKQDSQMIQWNMPPNCQIFVPVSNINLQGASNSNGPNMSQFAFNSTNSLYMQQQTTSSALGPHNSQQFKTVDTTSHNEARRNVNTSNLYSRQQHANASTNLPKDSSDLKYYPRTENTCHGQSSLFGGYPYQLLIAEMSNANVKMFSTCVQNLQPNNAAQRAVAIVPPLSPIGTAPVNVSDKSANMKMNVTPVQETVHHQPNIPLPLVANDNLKNQTREPNNPTSEHQRPKPAEPRLNDGLCNVIGAKSPVLADESTGQSCCASSPKLKNVVAEQKESVQTQMQNELAEKTNKNCTITDKKTVEPDTVHFIEWPLDRLQTLNAVINQMEVGDQKNIHKTDPWTDILKIYWNGDFHKFYEAVQSGIYQSIMEEVLVYSAMKEPVILRQIVNDARSKVSENFHVLKHNEEPPKMTYKSSWLNLNENVDDIDKESGYSWFYKPFQNVSEHEAQNLACETPSKLQEATEKPSSIRCKQLPSEVENKVPTDKPTSNNESLHENVPVSFNGQSSSVTDINCSPMHNCQVTEVTNSQPIITNSLEAMITVVKDLDKQGVPTGTSSLDDQFCNDVGAKSVVSPKSTGQSDCTNSPKPIHVVTEEQVMELSSQMQVGFSEKMHNNGCAVPSKNVRCETLPKQSQELCAHMNEKETEKMYASATKLIEQKVIAALLDKHKASLLNTPQVLDTISTEEQASRQRLKEKTKYPASTFLRTLLSAPYKPSLAERNQGATEITDKVQEEHMSLEKSRNDESCEKSPVPLNAQSPPVIDKFSLKLNEQQTSCQPNTVNPLKGMTNLVRTLENWDVSLKYQNSTGKHGGLKRKHKQLSRTSKQHNNFCNHVGAKSPMLTDESSSQSDCSSPLTRSPVRFVPLTQVQNESSEMIPNSDFDKAVRYETVPKPCQELSVQTNEEMIVEMDASSSVKLVVLTQEVAKQYFAENKDIAATPKTATLRLDDPVCSQTKSPALADGSTSHFDYASPPKLYPVLAGPSQMQNESDEEMPEIECLLSSESVKCETDPKPSQELPVQMNEEDVDEMHASPPIRINVLSHKVAMHCFADQFMQDKDTATPPVVVKQTNCQSNIVNPLIAITHLVRAVGKHQTGKSDLLKNKHQTSTATLSLNKHFFNGDKSPVLTDGSASPIGYASPLTLHPVLTEPSQVQSDEEMPEIASLLADKYVRCDTDPKQSQELPVQMNEEETVKLDTSACIKINVLPYEVAKQCFAGQMMENKDIAAPPETIHKACLLNSPQDTVSTKEQINMGRLEETDRAGSPRLTDGSTSQSICESPPKLYPVIAEPSQIQFKSSEEMPEIDCMLTDERVRCETDPKPSQERPVNMNEEETEKIDSLNSTKINVLPHEMAELWFASEMEEKDLQKDIAVHISTEDKVKGQVLELKSEKEVLLKDVKPKEWKYQSSGGESLESYCCLAKWFQTLECGNGSVCTCQIKAELREEIKTEAHSTSLEVQTKKDSPGECEQVEMDNAALERTDDSEATDDSEDEYPLLHDPSTDKAKDISSSEEVSKVETETSEQKRNESPTECAANMDLMNEIEQDPPAPDLKSKTNTVYLALYGSSSEKRNKLKRTKRYKEKVSCEEPPKTVQVTISSHQEIKDKDESNKCVETKDEDAMVRQVRIRRAILQNMVQHKIFPLHSVFGLGKNGLSSTSVRKLLSPSALVKSDAHLAEENKRKRLCKNATQQMSMNQYIIRGKTVPTKLFNSPENVAKSKYELGNPVLMPLDEGPALEFRVLPESFNFEDGAEPNCAQGDTSQSTQNGMSGLEKKAKRMKTSHVPTQGVWSFSPLKKKHTQSIQSTDVSGSCSLFQEFKKKYQKKYIAFKQNLNSSERARFFY from the exons ATGCAAGCCAATTCACAACATTCAGGACAACTGCAAAATTTGCATGGAAAAGGAGCTTCACCTAGAGAAGGGACAGGCCAAAACTTTTACCAGCTATGTTTACCACCTCACACTGCAAGTCCCTCATATCATGGACAAAGAGCCACTGGAAATTACTTCACCTGCACAATCCAACAGGCAACCAGTGACCAGATTTTGACTAGTAGCGTTCAAGCTACCAATGACAAAAAGCTTGCGCAAGAAAATATGCTTAATTCAAAACATGCATTGCCAACAGTAAAACAGGATTCCCAAATGATTCAGTGGAACATGCCGCCTAATTGCCAGATATTCGTACCTGTTAGCAACATAAATCTACAAGGTGCTTCCAACAGTAATGGGCCAAACATGTCACAATTTGCCTTCAATTCAACTAACAGTTTATACATGCAACAGCAAACTACCTCCTCAGCACTTGGCCCACATAATTCACAACAGTTTAAAACAGTTGACACTACAAGTCATAACGAAGCTAGAAGAAATGTTAACACTAGCAATTTGTATAGCAGGCAGCAACATGCAAATGCTTCTACTAATTTGCCAAAAGACTCCTCAGATCTAAAATATTATCCCCGAACAGAAAACACATGTCATGGTCAAAGTAGTTTGTTTGGTGGGTACCCTTACCAGTTGTTGATTGCTGAGATGTCAAATGCTAACgtaaaaatgttttctacatGTGTGCAGAACCTGCAACCGAATAATGCTGCTCAGAGAGCTGTTGCCATTGTCCCGCCATTGTCTCCTATAGGAACAGCACCTGTTAATGTTTCCGACAAATCTGCtaatatgaaaatgaatgtaaCGCCTGTACAAGAGACTGTACACCATCAACCAAATATTCCACTTCCTCTGGTGGCCAACGATAATCTGAAAAACCAAACGAGAGAACCAAACAATCCAACAAGCGAGCATCAACGACCAAAGCCAGCCGAGCCAAGGCTGAATGATGGACTTTGCAATGTAATTGGAGCCAAAAGTCCAGTTTTGGCTGATGAATCAACTGGCCAAAGTTGCTGTGCAAGTTCGCCGAAGCTGAAAAATGTGGTTGCAGAACAAAAGGAGTCTGTTCAAACTCAAATGCAAAATGAGCTGGctgaaaagacaaataaaaactgCACCATCACAGACAAGAAAACTGTTGAACCGGATACTGTTCATTTTATTGAATGGCCATTAGATCGATTGCAGACCTTAAATGCCGTGATTAACCAAATGGAAGTTGGGGATCAGAAGAACATCCACAAAACTGATCCTTGGACGGACATCTTAAAGATTTATTGGAACGGGGATTTTCACAAGTTTTATGAAGCTGTACAAAGTGGCATATATCAAAGCATAATGGAAGAAGTTCTTGTTTACTCTGCGATGAAAGAGCCTGTAATACTGAGGCAAATTGTAAATGATGCACGTAGCAAAGTCAGTGAGAATTTTCACGTTTTAAAACACAACGAAGAGCCACCAAAGATGACGTACAAGTCGTCTTGGTTGAATCTTAATGAAAACGTTGATGACATTGACAAGGAATCTGGTTACTCTTGGTTTTATAAGCCTTTTCAAAATGTCTCTGAACATGAAGCACAAAACTTGGCATGTGAAACACCAAGCAAATTGCAAGAAGCCACTGAAAAGCCATCATCGATTAGGTGCAAACAATTACCTTCAGAGGTAGAGAACAAAGTACCTACAGACAAACCAACATCAAACAATGAGAGTCTACATGAAAATGTGCCTGTTTCGTTTAATGGACAATCTTCATCTGTGACTGACATCAACTGCTCACCAATGCATAATTGTCAGGTTACAGAAGTAACCAACAGTCAACCAATTATTACAAATTCTCTGGAGGCCATGATTACTGTTGTGAAGGATTTGGATAAGCAAGGTGTCCCGACTGGAACGTCCAGTTTGGATGACCAATTTTGTAACGATGTTGGAGCCAAAAGTGTTGTGTCGCCCAAATCAACTGGCCAAAGTGACTGTACGAACTCGCCAAAGCCCATTCATGTGGTTACAGAAGAACAGGTGATGGAGTTATCTTCTCAAATGCAAGTTGGATTCAGTGAGAAAATGCATAACAATGGCTGTGCTGTCCCCAGTAAGAACGTGAGATGTGAGACCTTGCCAAAACAGAGTCAAGAACTTTGTGCACACATGAATGAAAAGGAGACTGAAAAGATGTATGCTTCAGCCACTAAGTTGATAGAACAAAAAGTCATTGCTGCATTACTAGACAAGCACAAGGCATCTTTGTTGAACACACCCCAAGTACTTGACACAATATCAACAGAAGAACAAGCAAGCAGGCAGAGGCTAAAGGAGAAGACCAAATATCCAGCATCCACATTTCTAAGGACATTGCTATCAGCTCCTTATAAGCCATCTTTAGCTGAACGTAATCAGGGTGCAACGGAAATTACAGACAAAGTACAAGAAGAACACATGTCCTTGGAGAAAAGTAGGAACGATGAGAGTTGTGAAAAATCTCCTGTTCCCTTGAATGCTCAGTCTCCACCAGTGATTGATAAGTTCTCTCTGAAGCTTAATGAACAACAAACTAGTTGTCAACCAAATACTGTTAATCCGCTGAAGGGCATGACAAATCTGGTGAGGACATTGGAAAACTGGGATGTTTCGTTAAAGTATCAAAACTCCACTGGAAAACATGGTGGTTTAAAAAGAAAGCATAAACAGTTATCTAGAACATCAAAACAGCACAACAATTTTTGTAATCATGTTGGAGCCAAAAGTCCCATGTTGACTGATGAATCATCCAGCCAAAGTGACTGCTCAAGTCCACTGACACGTAGTCCTGTGAGGTTTGTTCCATTAACTCAAGTGCAAAATGAATCCAGTGAAATGATACCTAATAGTGACTTTGATAAGGCTGTGAGATATGAGACTGTTCCAAAACCTTGTCAAGAACTTTCTGTACAAACGAATGAAGAGATGATTGTTGAGATGGATGCTTCATCTTCTGTTAAGCTTGTTGTTCTCACTCAGGAAGTGGCTAAACAGTACTTTGCTGAAAATAAAGACATTGCTGCAACACCAAAGACTGCAACATTAAGGCTGGATGACCCTGTTTGCAGTCAAACCAAAAGTCCAGCATTGGCTGATGGATCAACCAGCCATTTTGACTATGCAAGTCCCCCAAAACTTTATCCTGTGCTCGCAGGACCATCTCAAATGCAAAATGAATCCGATGAAGAAATGCCTGAAATTGAGTGTTTACTCTCTAGTGAGTCTGTGAAATGTGAGACTGATCCAAAACCCAGTCAAGAACTACCTGTGCAAATGAATGAAGAGGACGTTGATGAGATGCATGCTTCACCACCTATTAGGATTAATGTTCTCTCTCACAAAGTGGCTATGCATTGCTTTGCTGATCAGTTCATGCAAGATAAAGACACTGCCACACCACCAGTGGTTGTGAAACAAACCAATTGCCAATCAAATATAGTAAATCCACTGATCGCAATAACACATCTGGTTAGGGCAGTGGGAAAACACCAAACTGGAAAATCTGACCTTTTGAAAAACAAGCATCAAACCTCAACTGCAACATTGAGTcttaataagcatttttttaatggaGACAAAAGTCCAGTGTTGACTGATGGATCAGCCAGTCCAATTGGCTATGCAAGTCCACTGACACTTCATCCTGTGCTTACAGAACCATCTCAAGTGCAATCAGATGAAGAAATGCCTGAAATTGCGAGTCTACTCGCAGATAAGTATGTGAGATGTGACACTGATCCAAAACAAAGTCAAGAACTTCCTGTGCAAATGAATGAAGAGGAGACTGTCAAGTTGGACACTTCAGCTTGTATAAAGATTAATGTTCTCCCTTATGAAGTGGCTAAGCAATGCTTTGCTGGTCAAATGATGGAAAATAAAGACATTGCTGCACCACCAGAGACAATACACAAGGCCTGCTTGTTGAATTCACCCCAAGACACAGTATCAACAAAAGAACAGATAAACATGGGGAGGTTGGAAGAAACTGATAGAGCTGGAAGTCCAAGGCTGACTGATGGATCAACGAGCCAAAGTATCTGTGAAAGTCCACCGAAACTTTATCCTGTGATCGCAGAACCATCTCAAATACAATTTAAGTCCAGTGAAGAAATGCCTGAAATTGACTGTATGCTCACAGATGAGAGAGTGAGATGCGAGACTGATCCAAAACCTAGTCAAGAACGTCCTGTGAACATGAATGAAGAGGAAACTGAGAAGATTGACAGTTTAAACTCTACTAAGATCAATGTTCTCCCACATGAAATGGCTGAGCTTTGGTTTGCCAGTGAAATGGAAGAAAAAGACTTGCAGAAAGATATTGCAGTTCATATTTCCACTGAAGACAAGGTGAAAGGTCAAGTCCTGGAACTCAAGTCTGAAAAAGAAGTGCTCCTAAAAGATGTGAAGCCAAAAGAGTGGAAATATCAAAGTTCTGGTGGTGAAAGCTTGGAGTCTTACTGTTGTCTTGCTAAATGGTTTCAAACTTTAGAATGTGGAAATGGCTCAGTGTGCACGTGCCAGATAAAAGCTGAATTGAGAGAAGAGATTAAAACTGAGGCCCACAGCACAAGTTTAGAGGTGCAGACTAAAAAAGACAGTCCAGGTGAATGTGAACAGGTGGAAATGGATAATGCTGCTCTTGAAAGAACAGACGATTCTGAAGCCACAGACGATTCTGAGGATGAATACCCATTGCTGCACGATCCTTCTACAGACAAGGCAAAGGACATTTCAAGTTCTGAAGAGGTCAGTAAGGTAGAGACTGAAACTTCAGAGCAGAAAAGAAATGAATCGCCCACAGAATGTGCAGCAAACATGGATCTTATGAATGAGATTGAGCAAGACCCCCCGGCTCCTGATTTGAAGAGCAAGACTAATACAGTATATCTTGCACTGTATGGGTCATcttctgaaaaaagaaacaaactaaagCGAACTAAAAGATACAAAGAGAAAGTAAGTTGTGAAGAACCCCCAAAAACTGTTCAAGTAACTATAAGCTCTCACCAGGAGATTAAAGACAAGGACGAGTCAAATAAATGTGTGGAAACAAAAGATGAAGATGCTATGGTTAGGCAAGTGAGAATACGAAGAGCGATCCTGCAAAACATGGTTCAGCATAAAATCTTCCCCTTGCATTCCGTTTTTGGACTCGGCAAAAATGGACTTTCATCTACCTCAGTCAGAAAACTTCTCAGCCCAAGTGCTCTTGTGAAGAGTGACGCCCATTTGGCTGAAGAAAATAAGCGAAAGAGACTATGTAAGAATGCAACACAACAAATGTCTATGAATCAATATATCATCAGAGGGAAGACTGTGCCAACCAAATTATTTAATTCACCTGAGAATGTGGCGAAAAGTAAATATGAGTTGGGGAACCCTGTTTTGATGCCATTGGATGAGGGTCCTGCTTTGGAATTCAGAGTATTGCCAGAGTCTTTTAACTTTGAAGATGGAGCTGAACCTAATTGCGCTCAAGGCGACACGTCACAAAGTACGCAAAATG GGATGTCAGGCCtagaaaaaaaagctaaaaggaTGAAAACTAGCCATGTGCCAACCCAAG GTGTTTGGAGTTTCAGCCCGTTGAAGAAAAAGCACACTCAATCCATCCAATCCACCGATGTCTCCGGTTCATGTAGCCTCTTCCAAGAGTTCAAGAAGAAATATCAAAAGAAGTACATTGCCTTCAAGCAGAACTTGAATTCCAGTGAAAGAGCTcgatttttctattaa
- the LOC109072714 gene encoding uncharacterized protein LOC109072714 isoform X3, with protein sequence MQANSQHSGQLQNLHGKGASPREGTGQNFYQLCLPPHTASPSYHGQRATGNYFTCTIQQATSDQILTSSVQATNDKKLAQENMLNSKHALPTVKQDSQMIQWNMPPNCQIFVPVSNINLQGASNSNGPNMSQFAFNSTNSLYMQQQTTSSALGPHNSQQFKTVDTTSHNEARRNVNTSNLYSRQQHANASTNLPKDSSDLKYYPRTENTCHGQSSLFGGYPYQLLIAEMSNANVKMFSTCVQNLQPNNAAQRAVAIVPPLSPIGTAPVNVSDKSANMKMNVTPVQETVHHQPNIPLPLVANDNLKNQTREPNNPTSEHQRPKPAEPRLNDGLCNVIGAKSPVLADESTGQSCCASSPKLKNVVAEQKESVQTQMQNELAEKTNKNCTITDKKTVEPDTVHFIEWPLDRLQTLNAVINQMEVGDQKNIHKTDPWTDILKIYWNGDFHKFYEAVQSGIYQSIMEEVLVYSAMKEPVILRQIVNDARSKVSENFHVLKHNEEPPKMTYKSSWLNLNENVDDIDKESGYSWFYKPFQNVSEHEAQNLACETPSKLQEATEKPSSIRCKQLPSEVENKVPTDKPTSNNESLHENVPVSFNGQSSSVTDINCSPMHNCQVTEVTNSQPIITNSLEAMITVVKDLDKQGVPTGTSSLDDQFCNDVGAKSVVSPKSTGQSDCTNSPKPIHVVTEEQVMELSSQMQVGFSEKMHNNGCAVPSKNVRCETLPKQSQELCAHMNEKETEKMYASATKLIEQKVIAALLDKHKASLLNTPQVLDTISTEEQASRQRLKEKTKYPASTFLRTLLSAPYKPSLAERNQGATEITDKVQEEHMSLEKSRNDESCEKSPVPLNAQSPPVIDKFSLKLNEQQTSCQPNTVNPLKGMTNLVRTLENWDVSLKYQNSTGKHGGLKRKHKQLSRTSKQHNNFCNHVGAKSPMLTDESSSQSDCSSPLTRSPVRFVPLTQVQNESSEMIPNSDFDKAVRYETVPKPCQELSVQTNEEMIVEMDASSSVKLVVLTQEVAKQYFAENKDIAATPKTATLRLDDPVCSQTKSPALADGSTSHFDYASPPKLYPVLAGPSQMQNESDEEMPEIECLLSSESVKCETDPKPSQELPVQMNEEDVDEMHASPPIRINVLSHKVAMHCFADQFMQDKDTATPPVVVKQTNCQSNIVNPLIAITHLVRAVGKHQTGKSDLLKNKHQTSTATLSLNKHFFNGDKSPVLTDGSASPIGYASPLTLHPVLTEPSQVQSDEEMPEIASLLADKYVRCDTDPKQSQELPVQMNEEETVKLDTSACIKINVLPYEVAKQCFAGQMMENKDIAAPPETIHKACLLNSPQDTVSTKEQINMGRLEETDRAGSPRLTDGSTSQSICESPPKLYPVIAEPSQIQFKSSEEMPEIDCMLTDERVRCETDPKPSQERPVNMNEEETEKIDSLNSTKINVLPHEMAELWFASEMEEKDLQKDIAVHISTEDKVKGQVLELKSEKEVLLKDVKPKEWKYQSSGGESLESYCCLAKWFQTLECGNGSVCTCQIKAELREEIKTEAHSTSLEVQTKKDSPGECEQVEMDNAALERTDDSEATDDSEDEYPLLHDPSTDKAKDISSSEEVSKVETGSYE encoded by the exons ATGCAAGCCAATTCACAACATTCAGGACAACTGCAAAATTTGCATGGAAAAGGAGCTTCACCTAGAGAAGGGACAGGCCAAAACTTTTACCAGCTATGTTTACCACCTCACACTGCAAGTCCCTCATATCATGGACAAAGAGCCACTGGAAATTACTTCACCTGCACAATCCAACAGGCAACCAGTGACCAGATTTTGACTAGTAGCGTTCAAGCTACCAATGACAAAAAGCTTGCGCAAGAAAATATGCTTAATTCAAAACATGCATTGCCAACAGTAAAACAGGATTCCCAAATGATTCAGTGGAACATGCCGCCTAATTGCCAGATATTCGTACCTGTTAGCAACATAAATCTACAAGGTGCTTCCAACAGTAATGGGCCAAACATGTCACAATTTGCCTTCAATTCAACTAACAGTTTATACATGCAACAGCAAACTACCTCCTCAGCACTTGGCCCACATAATTCACAACAGTTTAAAACAGTTGACACTACAAGTCATAACGAAGCTAGAAGAAATGTTAACACTAGCAATTTGTATAGCAGGCAGCAACATGCAAATGCTTCTACTAATTTGCCAAAAGACTCCTCAGATCTAAAATATTATCCCCGAACAGAAAACACATGTCATGGTCAAAGTAGTTTGTTTGGTGGGTACCCTTACCAGTTGTTGATTGCTGAGATGTCAAATGCTAACgtaaaaatgttttctacatGTGTGCAGAACCTGCAACCGAATAATGCTGCTCAGAGAGCTGTTGCCATTGTCCCGCCATTGTCTCCTATAGGAACAGCACCTGTTAATGTTTCCGACAAATCTGCtaatatgaaaatgaatgtaaCGCCTGTACAAGAGACTGTACACCATCAACCAAATATTCCACTTCCTCTGGTGGCCAACGATAATCTGAAAAACCAAACGAGAGAACCAAACAATCCAACAAGCGAGCATCAACGACCAAAGCCAGCCGAGCCAAGGCTGAATGATGGACTTTGCAATGTAATTGGAGCCAAAAGTCCAGTTTTGGCTGATGAATCAACTGGCCAAAGTTGCTGTGCAAGTTCGCCGAAGCTGAAAAATGTGGTTGCAGAACAAAAGGAGTCTGTTCAAACTCAAATGCAAAATGAGCTGGctgaaaagacaaataaaaactgCACCATCACAGACAAGAAAACTGTTGAACCGGATACTGTTCATTTTATTGAATGGCCATTAGATCGATTGCAGACCTTAAATGCCGTGATTAACCAAATGGAAGTTGGGGATCAGAAGAACATCCACAAAACTGATCCTTGGACGGACATCTTAAAGATTTATTGGAACGGGGATTTTCACAAGTTTTATGAAGCTGTACAAAGTGGCATATATCAAAGCATAATGGAAGAAGTTCTTGTTTACTCTGCGATGAAAGAGCCTGTAATACTGAGGCAAATTGTAAATGATGCACGTAGCAAAGTCAGTGAGAATTTTCACGTTTTAAAACACAACGAAGAGCCACCAAAGATGACGTACAAGTCGTCTTGGTTGAATCTTAATGAAAACGTTGATGACATTGACAAGGAATCTGGTTACTCTTGGTTTTATAAGCCTTTTCAAAATGTCTCTGAACATGAAGCACAAAACTTGGCATGTGAAACACCAAGCAAATTGCAAGAAGCCACTGAAAAGCCATCATCGATTAGGTGCAAACAATTACCTTCAGAGGTAGAGAACAAAGTACCTACAGACAAACCAACATCAAACAATGAGAGTCTACATGAAAATGTGCCTGTTTCGTTTAATGGACAATCTTCATCTGTGACTGACATCAACTGCTCACCAATGCATAATTGTCAGGTTACAGAAGTAACCAACAGTCAACCAATTATTACAAATTCTCTGGAGGCCATGATTACTGTTGTGAAGGATTTGGATAAGCAAGGTGTCCCGACTGGAACGTCCAGTTTGGATGACCAATTTTGTAACGATGTTGGAGCCAAAAGTGTTGTGTCGCCCAAATCAACTGGCCAAAGTGACTGTACGAACTCGCCAAAGCCCATTCATGTGGTTACAGAAGAACAGGTGATGGAGTTATCTTCTCAAATGCAAGTTGGATTCAGTGAGAAAATGCATAACAATGGCTGTGCTGTCCCCAGTAAGAACGTGAGATGTGAGACCTTGCCAAAACAGAGTCAAGAACTTTGTGCACACATGAATGAAAAGGAGACTGAAAAGATGTATGCTTCAGCCACTAAGTTGATAGAACAAAAAGTCATTGCTGCATTACTAGACAAGCACAAGGCATCTTTGTTGAACACACCCCAAGTACTTGACACAATATCAACAGAAGAACAAGCAAGCAGGCAGAGGCTAAAGGAGAAGACCAAATATCCAGCATCCACATTTCTAAGGACATTGCTATCAGCTCCTTATAAGCCATCTTTAGCTGAACGTAATCAGGGTGCAACGGAAATTACAGACAAAGTACAAGAAGAACACATGTCCTTGGAGAAAAGTAGGAACGATGAGAGTTGTGAAAAATCTCCTGTTCCCTTGAATGCTCAGTCTCCACCAGTGATTGATAAGTTCTCTCTGAAGCTTAATGAACAACAAACTAGTTGTCAACCAAATACTGTTAATCCGCTGAAGGGCATGACAAATCTGGTGAGGACATTGGAAAACTGGGATGTTTCGTTAAAGTATCAAAACTCCACTGGAAAACATGGTGGTTTAAAAAGAAAGCATAAACAGTTATCTAGAACATCAAAACAGCACAACAATTTTTGTAATCATGTTGGAGCCAAAAGTCCCATGTTGACTGATGAATCATCCAGCCAAAGTGACTGCTCAAGTCCACTGACACGTAGTCCTGTGAGGTTTGTTCCATTAACTCAAGTGCAAAATGAATCCAGTGAAATGATACCTAATAGTGACTTTGATAAGGCTGTGAGATATGAGACTGTTCCAAAACCTTGTCAAGAACTTTCTGTACAAACGAATGAAGAGATGATTGTTGAGATGGATGCTTCATCTTCTGTTAAGCTTGTTGTTCTCACTCAGGAAGTGGCTAAACAGTACTTTGCTGAAAATAAAGACATTGCTGCAACACCAAAGACTGCAACATTAAGGCTGGATGACCCTGTTTGCAGTCAAACCAAAAGTCCAGCATTGGCTGATGGATCAACCAGCCATTTTGACTATGCAAGTCCCCCAAAACTTTATCCTGTGCTCGCAGGACCATCTCAAATGCAAAATGAATCCGATGAAGAAATGCCTGAAATTGAGTGTTTACTCTCTAGTGAGTCTGTGAAATGTGAGACTGATCCAAAACCCAGTCAAGAACTACCTGTGCAAATGAATGAAGAGGACGTTGATGAGATGCATGCTTCACCACCTATTAGGATTAATGTTCTCTCTCACAAAGTGGCTATGCATTGCTTTGCTGATCAGTTCATGCAAGATAAAGACACTGCCACACCACCAGTGGTTGTGAAACAAACCAATTGCCAATCAAATATAGTAAATCCACTGATCGCAATAACACATCTGGTTAGGGCAGTGGGAAAACACCAAACTGGAAAATCTGACCTTTTGAAAAACAAGCATCAAACCTCAACTGCAACATTGAGTcttaataagcatttttttaatggaGACAAAAGTCCAGTGTTGACTGATGGATCAGCCAGTCCAATTGGCTATGCAAGTCCACTGACACTTCATCCTGTGCTTACAGAACCATCTCAAGTGCAATCAGATGAAGAAATGCCTGAAATTGCGAGTCTACTCGCAGATAAGTATGTGAGATGTGACACTGATCCAAAACAAAGTCAAGAACTTCCTGTGCAAATGAATGAAGAGGAGACTGTCAAGTTGGACACTTCAGCTTGTATAAAGATTAATGTTCTCCCTTATGAAGTGGCTAAGCAATGCTTTGCTGGTCAAATGATGGAAAATAAAGACATTGCTGCACCACCAGAGACAATACACAAGGCCTGCTTGTTGAATTCACCCCAAGACACAGTATCAACAAAAGAACAGATAAACATGGGGAGGTTGGAAGAAACTGATAGAGCTGGAAGTCCAAGGCTGACTGATGGATCAACGAGCCAAAGTATCTGTGAAAGTCCACCGAAACTTTATCCTGTGATCGCAGAACCATCTCAAATACAATTTAAGTCCAGTGAAGAAATGCCTGAAATTGACTGTATGCTCACAGATGAGAGAGTGAGATGCGAGACTGATCCAAAACCTAGTCAAGAACGTCCTGTGAACATGAATGAAGAGGAAACTGAGAAGATTGACAGTTTAAACTCTACTAAGATCAATGTTCTCCCACATGAAATGGCTGAGCTTTGGTTTGCCAGTGAAATGGAAGAAAAAGACTTGCAGAAAGATATTGCAGTTCATATTTCCACTGAAGACAAGGTGAAAGGTCAAGTCCTGGAACTCAAGTCTGAAAAAGAAGTGCTCCTAAAAGATGTGAAGCCAAAAGAGTGGAAATATCAAAGTTCTGGTGGTGAAAGCTTGGAGTCTTACTGTTGTCTTGCTAAATGGTTTCAAACTTTAGAATGTGGAAATGGCTCAGTGTGCACGTGCCAGATAAAAGCTGAATTGAGAGAAGAGATTAAAACTGAGGCCCACAGCACAAGTTTAGAGGTGCAGACTAAAAAAGACAGTCCAGGTGAATGTGAACAGGTGGAAATGGATAATGCTGCTCTTGAAAGAACAGACGATTCTGAAGCCACAGACGATTCTGAGGATGAATACCCATTGCTGCACGATCCTTCTACAGACAAGGCAAAGGACATTTCAAGTTCTGAAGAGGTCAGTAAGGTAGAGAC TGGATCTTATGAATGA